Proteins encoded together in one Bacteroides ovatus window:
- a CDS encoding SusC/RagA family TonB-linked outer membrane protein, translating to MKYINRNKNYLLVTVVLIVQTVLTTLSAQIKGDSLVNVAFNKAESRDLQGGIASYNVQELLEKNYFTGSLDGLQSQLAGMKGTSIWGQNGLLLIDGVPRSQYDVQPTEIENITVLKGANAVALYGSRAAKGVILITTKRGKEGALRIDVRANTGLHIPKAYPTYLNAAEYMTLYNEACLNDGKKIQYDASTIYNTAVGANPYRYPDMSFYTDEYLKKVYNKSDVTAEIHGGNERARYYSNISFTHNNSLMKLGEQKKDKSIDFRVRTNVDMNLTKWLKASTSAAVKIQNGYDGRGDFWGQAATLRPNWFSPYLPVDMIDPNNSILQEMVNANRHLIDGKYMLGGTSTDLTNTFADAQVAGYIKDRNRSFLFDVTAEADLGMLVKGLSFKTAFSIDYTDFYSEAYKLNYAVYQPTWSNMNGKDMIIGLTKYGVDDQSTNEFVGSSSYTQTMMFNAQFDYHRTFANHHNVQAAFLGWGFQQQNSADGDHDGSDYHRLSNVNLGIQAAYNYKHRYYFDFSGAVVHSAKLPEGNRNAFSPTVTLGWRLSDEKFFKENIEFMNNLKFSASYGVLNQDIDISDYYMYKGYFRTDAGWYPWNDGTAGGNAAASARGDNMDLGFIQRKELRVGLEAALFNNAIVLDANYFHQDTEGKLSQGKNTIYPSFFASNNFNQLSYTNYENDRRQGVDLSLQLNKKIGQVEAQLGLLGTIAWSEALRRDEVYEDSYQYRTGRALDASFAYVCEGFFKDQADIDSHARQTFGDVKPGDLKYKDINGDKQIDSKDQIDLGNTGNPFYFGLNLTLRWKDFIFYLEGTGNTGGIGYKNNSYYWVKGSSKYSEVVRGRWTPETASTATYPRLTTTDNSNNFRNSTFWMYKTNRFDLTKVQLTYNLPKYLFNGKLVKGLSVYVSGSNLLTIAKERKHLEMNIGSAPQTRFVNLGFKTAF from the coding sequence ATGAAATATATTAATAGAAATAAAAACTACCTCTTGGTAACGGTCGTACTCATTGTACAAACGGTGCTTACCACACTGAGTGCGCAGATAAAAGGCGACTCACTGGTAAATGTGGCCTTTAATAAGGCAGAAAGCAGAGACCTGCAGGGTGGTATTGCGAGTTATAATGTACAGGAATTGTTAGAGAAAAATTACTTCACCGGTAGTCTTGACGGGCTACAGAGTCAGTTGGCTGGTATGAAGGGGACTTCTATTTGGGGACAAAATGGACTACTGTTGATTGACGGTGTTCCCCGTAGTCAATATGATGTGCAACCCACCGAAATCGAGAATATCACTGTACTCAAAGGAGCCAATGCTGTGGCACTCTATGGTAGCCGTGCTGCAAAAGGTGTTATCCTGATTACTACAAAACGTGGTAAAGAGGGAGCATTACGTATCGATGTACGTGCTAATACGGGCCTTCATATCCCCAAGGCTTATCCTACTTATCTCAATGCTGCCGAATACATGACACTCTATAACGAGGCATGTCTCAACGATGGTAAGAAAATACAATATGATGCTTCTACCATTTACAACACTGCAGTCGGGGCTAATCCCTATCGTTATCCTGATATGAGTTTTTATACTGATGAATATCTAAAAAAGGTGTACAACAAAAGCGATGTGACAGCAGAAATACATGGAGGCAATGAGCGTGCGCGCTATTATTCGAACATTTCGTTTACTCACAATAACAGCCTGATGAAGCTGGGAGAGCAAAAGAAAGATAAATCTATTGATTTTCGTGTACGTACCAATGTAGATATGAATCTGACGAAATGGCTCAAGGCATCGACTAGTGCGGCAGTAAAGATTCAAAACGGTTACGATGGTCGTGGTGATTTTTGGGGGCAGGCAGCTACACTTCGCCCTAACTGGTTCTCACCTTATCTGCCCGTGGATATGATTGACCCCAATAACAGTATTTTGCAAGAAATGGTGAACGCTAATCGTCATCTTATCGATGGTAAATATATGCTGGGCGGAACCTCCACTGATCTTACCAATACCTTTGCTGATGCGCAAGTGGCAGGTTATATTAAAGATCGAAATCGTTCATTTCTCTTCGATGTTACAGCCGAAGCTGATTTAGGTATGTTGGTGAAGGGGCTTTCATTTAAGACGGCTTTCAGCATTGATTATACCGACTTTTATTCTGAGGCCTACAAATTGAATTATGCTGTTTATCAGCCTACATGGAGTAACATGAATGGTAAGGATATGATTATCGGTCTTACAAAGTATGGGGTTGATGATCAATCCACCAATGAATTTGTGGGTAGTTCATCTTACACCCAAACCATGATGTTTAATGCTCAGTTCGATTATCACCGAACGTTTGCTAACCACCACAATGTACAAGCGGCTTTCTTAGGATGGGGATTTCAGCAGCAAAATTCAGCAGATGGAGATCATGACGGCAGTGATTATCACCGTTTGAGCAATGTGAATCTTGGTATACAAGCCGCTTACAACTATAAGCACCGTTACTATTTCGATTTTTCGGGTGCTGTGGTTCATTCGGCAAAACTTCCCGAGGGTAATCGTAATGCCTTTTCACCTACTGTTACGCTGGGCTGGCGCTTGAGCGATGAGAAATTCTTTAAGGAGAATATAGAGTTTATGAACAATCTTAAGTTCTCGGCTTCTTATGGTGTACTCAATCAAGATATTGACATCAGTGATTACTATATGTACAAGGGCTACTTTAGAACTGATGCCGGTTGGTATCCTTGGAACGATGGCACTGCTGGAGGTAATGCGGCGGCTTCTGCCCGTGGAGACAATATGGATTTGGGGTTCATTCAGCGAAAAGAGCTTCGTGTAGGTTTGGAGGCTGCGTTGTTCAACAATGCAATTGTGCTTGACGCCAACTATTTCCATCAAGACACTGAAGGCAAATTGTCACAAGGTAAGAACACAATTTACCCCTCATTCTTTGCTAGCAACAACTTCAATCAACTCTCTTACACTAACTATGAGAATGACCGTCGTCAAGGCGTCGATCTTAGTCTGCAACTCAATAAGAAAATCGGGCAGGTGGAAGCACAGCTCGGTTTGCTAGGTACTATTGCCTGGAGCGAAGCTCTTCGTCGTGACGAAGTATATGAAGACAGTTATCAATATCGCACAGGTCGGGCATTGGATGCTTCATTTGCTTATGTGTGTGAAGGCTTTTTCAAAGACCAAGCTGATATTGACAGCCATGCCCGTCAGACTTTCGGTGATGTGAAGCCTGGAGACTTGAAGTATAAGGATATTAATGGTGATAAACAAATTGATTCGAAGGATCAGATAGATTTGGGGAATACTGGAAATCCTTTCTATTTTGGTTTGAACCTTACTTTACGGTGGAAAGATTTCATTTTCTATCTTGAGGGTACAGGTAACACAGGAGGTATCGGCTACAAGAATAATTCTTATTATTGGGTGAAGGGGAGTAGTAAATATAGCGAAGTTGTGCGTGGCAGGTGGACTCCCGAGACTGCGTCTACAGCTACTTATCCACGCCTCACCACTACCGACAATAGTAATAACTTTCGTAACTCTACCTTCTGGATGTATAAGACTAATCGTTTTGACCTTACTAAGGTTCAGCTCACCTATAACCTGCCCAAATATTTGTTCAATGGTAAGCTGGTAAAAGGATTGAGTGTATATGTTAGCGGTTCTAACTTGCTTACCATTGCCAAAGAACGTAAGCATCTGGAGATGAATATAGGTAGTGCTCCGCAGACCCGTTTTGTGAACCTTGGTTTTAAAACAGCCTTCTAA
- a CDS encoding RagB/SusD family nutrient uptake outer membrane protein: MNKYIRNITFVSALSLWAMSTTSCTDYLDKAPASDINPTDAYTNFRSFQGFTEELYNCVPVITGNTSHNSWNWGEDVYWIPNDTRPFAYRIDQGDYWAWNSCEYGWLKDGGKPETGTRGDKGRLWGLSWYGIRKANIGIANLDKLTDATQEEKNLIEGQLYFFRGWFHFMLMQFWGGLPYIDEVIASDAEFRMGRLNYQQTADKAAADFRHAASLLPVDWDKTTAGKLTLGNNNQRINKIMALGYLGKNLLYAGSPLMNQESTGNATYNKEYCRQAAEAFAEALKLCDETGRYELASFDEYESLFYTHKQNNKINGLKEAIFQENLVGVSSRFRWNQIMDYRPKCLITSGIKVYPTANYVDYFGMKNGLPLDDIDSGFDKTYPWKDRDPRFYKDIVVDGTKCALNTKGNLAEDVQYASLYTGGTYRTYKDPEGIRSGYMMTKFCPLLINDWDGYLSGNIMVLSLMRLADVYLMYAEAVAMANDDIYAKVAGYDLTALEAVNKIRQRAGVDPIADKYLVNVDLFMGELQRERAVELAFEGHRFNDLRRWMLFLQYPYNVKLAVEFDRDMSVSDEDRYADPINNGKVQNWRYSTLIERKLSQKHYWLPFKRDDVNIYPEFKQNPGW; the protein is encoded by the coding sequence TAATCCCACTGATGCTTACACTAATTTCCGTAGTTTTCAGGGGTTCACCGAGGAACTATACAACTGTGTGCCCGTCATCACCGGTAATACCAGCCACAACAGTTGGAACTGGGGAGAAGACGTATATTGGATTCCAAATGACACTCGTCCGTTTGCTTATCGCATTGACCAAGGTGACTATTGGGCATGGAATTCGTGCGAATATGGCTGGCTGAAAGACGGAGGTAAACCCGAGACTGGTACTCGTGGTGATAAAGGTCGTTTGTGGGGGCTCTCATGGTATGGTATTCGCAAAGCCAACATCGGTATTGCCAACCTCGACAAACTCACCGATGCTACCCAAGAAGAGAAAAACCTTATCGAAGGTCAACTCTACTTTTTTCGTGGATGGTTTCATTTTATGCTAATGCAGTTCTGGGGTGGTTTGCCTTACATAGACGAGGTGATAGCATCGGATGCAGAGTTCCGTATGGGACGTTTGAACTATCAGCAAACGGCTGATAAAGCTGCAGCTGATTTCCGACATGCAGCTTCATTGTTACCTGTGGATTGGGATAAGACTACTGCGGGAAAACTGACCTTGGGAAACAACAATCAGCGTATTAATAAAATTATGGCTTTGGGGTATTTAGGTAAGAACTTACTTTATGCTGGTAGTCCTTTGATGAATCAAGAGTCTACCGGAAATGCTACTTATAATAAGGAGTATTGCCGTCAGGCTGCCGAAGCATTTGCCGAAGCGCTGAAGTTATGCGATGAGACAGGGCGTTATGAGCTGGCTTCGTTCGATGAGTACGAAAGTCTTTTCTATACACACAAACAAAACAACAAAATCAACGGCTTGAAAGAGGCCATCTTTCAGGAAAATTTAGTAGGGGTATCAAGCCGTTTCCGTTGGAATCAAATCATGGACTATCGTCCTAAATGTTTGATTACATCGGGTATAAAGGTTTATCCTACAGCCAACTATGTGGATTACTTCGGTATGAAGAACGGTTTGCCGCTTGATGATATTGATTCTGGTTTTGATAAGACTTATCCCTGGAAGGATCGTGATCCGCGTTTCTATAAGGATATTGTGGTAGATGGCACTAAGTGTGCACTCAATACTAAAGGCAATTTAGCAGAAGATGTACAATATGCCAGTCTTTATACCGGTGGCACTTATCGTACCTATAAAGATCCCGAGGGTATTCGCTCCGGTTATATGATGACAAAGTTTTGTCCCCTGTTGATCAATGATTGGGATGGCTATCTGAGTGGTAATATTATGGTATTAAGTTTGATGCGATTGGCCGATGTTTATCTGATGTATGCCGAAGCTGTGGCTATGGCTAATGATGATATCTATGCTAAAGTAGCGGGATATGATCTTACGGCTCTTGAAGCGGTGAATAAAATTCGTCAACGTGCGGGTGTGGATCCCATTGCTGATAAATATCTGGTAAATGTTGATCTATTTATGGGTGAACTGCAACGCGAACGTGCTGTAGAACTTGCGTTTGAGGGACATCGCTTCAATGACCTGCGTCGTTGGATGCTCTTCTTGCAATACCCATATAATGTGAAACTGGCAGTAGAGTTCGATCGCGACATGAGCGTGAGCGATGAAGATCGCTATGCTGATCCTATTAATAATGGTAAAGTCCAAAATTGGCGCTATTCAACATTGATTGAACGGAAGTTGTCGCAAAAACACTACTGGTTGCCTTTTAAGAGAGATGATGTGAACATATATCCCGAGTTCAAGCAAAACCCTGGATGGTAA